In Tindallia magadiensis, one DNA window encodes the following:
- the secA gene encoding preprotein translocase subunit SecA, which translates to MKALFEKVFGSYSERELKRLDKQVKAIEALEDTYSKLTDEALQKQTSLLKEQLDQGKTLDDILPEAFATVREAAFRVLGMKHYRVQLYGGIVLHQGRIAEMKTGEGKTLVATLPVYLNALTGKGVHVVTVNDYLAKRDREWMGKIYEFLGLTTGVNVHGLKPEEKKEIYAADITYGTNNEFGFDYLRDNMVIQKENMVQRELNYVIVDEVDSILIDEARTPLIISGQGEKSTQMYSLVNRFVKTLKNETHYSVDEKANSVALTEEGVERAEKDFSIENLSDPENMELSHHINQALKANALMKRDKDYVVKDGEVIIVDDFTGRLMFGRRYSDGLHQAIEAKEGIDVQRESKTLATITFQNYFRMYEKISGMTGTAKTEEEEFKSIYGMDVVEIPTNKPIAREDHPDAIYKTVNGKYQAVAEEIEEKHQKGQPILVGTISIEHSELFSALLKKKGITHEVLNAKHHEREADIVAQAGRKGAVTIATNMAGRGTDILLGGNPEFMAKKDLKARGFDENVLSMVTALTIPEDEEVQEAAREYERLYEKYKQETDREQQQVIEAGGLHIIGTERHESRRIDNQLRGRAGRQGDPGSSRFFISLEDDLMRLFGGERMQSMVEKLGMEEDVAIEHAMLSKSIENAQKKVEGRNFGIRKHVLQYDDVMNKQREVIYNERRKVLDGESLRDQVMAMVETIIDTSIELYTANSQYPEEWDLVSLEKLLQQKFGLKDFFPQNDVESLTKEGLKEAIVEKCKAQYEMKESEIEEERMREIERVIMLRVVDTKWMDHIDAMDQLKQGISLRAIGQVDPVRAYQTEGFDMFQEMIQNIQEDTVKYLFHLEKDSQVERKAVVRVNPPVGANGAPAGGGKPQPVKSEKTPGRNDPCSCGSGKKYKKCCGA; encoded by the coding sequence TTGAAAGCATTATTTGAAAAAGTTTTTGGAAGTTACAGTGAACGGGAACTAAAAAGGCTGGACAAACAGGTAAAAGCCATTGAAGCATTGGAAGATACTTATAGCAAATTAACGGATGAAGCCTTACAAAAACAGACATCCCTATTGAAGGAACAATTGGATCAGGGAAAAACCTTGGACGATATTCTTCCGGAAGCTTTTGCAACGGTTCGGGAGGCGGCCTTTCGGGTACTGGGAATGAAGCATTACCGTGTACAACTTTATGGTGGTATTGTCTTGCATCAGGGTCGGATTGCAGAGATGAAAACAGGAGAAGGAAAAACATTGGTAGCAACACTACCGGTGTATCTAAACGCTTTGACAGGAAAAGGTGTCCATGTGGTCACCGTCAATGATTACTTGGCAAAACGTGACCGTGAATGGATGGGAAAAATCTATGAATTTTTAGGATTAACCACAGGTGTTAATGTCCATGGGCTGAAGCCGGAAGAAAAGAAAGAAATTTATGCGGCGGACATCACTTATGGAACGAATAACGAATTTGGATTTGATTATCTTCGGGATAATATGGTCATCCAAAAGGAAAACATGGTACAACGAGAACTTAACTATGTTATCGTGGATGAGGTAGACTCCATTCTGATTGATGAAGCTAGAACGCCTTTGATTATTTCTGGTCAAGGTGAAAAATCAACACAAATGTATTCTTTAGTGAATCGATTTGTAAAAACGTTGAAGAATGAAACCCACTATAGTGTTGACGAGAAAGCCAATTCCGTAGCATTAACAGAAGAAGGGGTAGAGCGGGCAGAAAAAGATTTCTCCATTGAAAACCTTTCTGATCCGGAAAATATGGAGCTGTCTCACCATATTAATCAGGCATTGAAGGCAAATGCGTTAATGAAACGAGATAAAGATTATGTTGTAAAAGATGGCGAAGTCATTATTGTAGACGACTTTACAGGAAGGCTTATGTTCGGTCGTCGTTATAGTGATGGGCTTCATCAGGCTATTGAAGCAAAAGAAGGAATTGACGTTCAAAGGGAATCAAAAACCCTGGCAACGATTACGTTTCAGAACTACTTTCGAATGTACGAAAAAATTTCCGGCATGACCGGTACAGCAAAAACAGAAGAAGAAGAGTTTAAGTCTATTTATGGGATGGACGTAGTAGAAATTCCTACTAATAAACCCATTGCAAGAGAAGATCATCCGGATGCTATTTACAAAACCGTCAATGGGAAGTATCAGGCAGTTGCGGAAGAAATAGAGGAAAAACATCAAAAAGGGCAACCGATTCTGGTAGGAACCATCTCTATTGAACATTCGGAGCTGTTTTCCGCGCTCTTAAAGAAAAAAGGCATCACCCATGAAGTATTAAATGCGAAACATCATGAGCGAGAAGCTGATATTGTCGCTCAGGCAGGTCGTAAAGGGGCGGTTACCATTGCTACCAATATGGCAGGTCGTGGGACCGATATCTTGCTAGGCGGTAATCCGGAGTTTATGGCAAAAAAAGACTTAAAAGCCAGAGGTTTTGATGAAAATGTGTTAAGCATGGTGACGGCCTTAACCATTCCGGAAGACGAAGAAGTACAGGAAGCGGCGAGAGAATACGAGCGATTATATGAAAAATACAAGCAAGAAACAGATAGAGAACAACAGCAAGTAATAGAGGCCGGAGGCCTTCACATTATTGGTACGGAACGGCATGAATCACGTCGGATCGATAATCAGCTGCGTGGTCGTGCTGGTCGTCAGGGCGACCCAGGATCCAGCAGGTTTTTTATCTCCCTGGAAGATGACTTAATGCGTCTTTTCGGTGGTGAACGAATGCAGTCTATGGTAGAAAAGCTGGGAATGGAAGAAGATGTTGCCATTGAACATGCCATGCTTTCAAAATCCATTGAAAATGCGCAGAAAAAAGTAGAAGGAAGAAACTTTGGCATTCGTAAACATGTGTTGCAGTATGACGATGTGATGAATAAACAGCGTGAAGTTATTTATAATGAACGGCGTAAAGTCCTGGATGGTGAAAGTTTACGAGACCAGGTGATGGCTATGGTAGAAACCATTATTGATACCAGTATTGAACTATATACGGCAAATAGCCAGTACCCGGAAGAGTGGGATCTGGTGTCACTGGAAAAACTACTACAGCAGAAATTTGGTTTGAAAGACTTCTTCCCTCAAAACGATGTAGAAAGCCTTACCAAAGAGGGTTTGAAGGAAGCCATTGTGGAGAAATGCAAAGCACAGTATGAAATGAAAGAATCAGAAATTGAAGAGGAACGAATGAGGGAAATTGAACGCGTCATAATGCTGCGGGTAGTAGATACCAAATGGATGGATCATATTGATGCGATGGATCAGTTAAAGCAAGGGATTTCCCTTCGTGCTATTGGGCAGGTAGATCCAGTGAGGGCCTACCAGACAGAAGGCTTTGATATGTTCCAGGAAATGATCCAAAACATTCAGGAAGATACAGTGAAATATTTATTTCATCTGGAAAAAGACAGTCAGGTAGAGAGAAAAGCGGTAGTGAGAGTAAATCCACCAGTTGGTGCTAATGGAGCTCCTGCTGGAGGTGGCAAACCTCAGCCAGTAAAAAGTGAAAAAACTCCAGGAAGAAACGATCCTTGTTCTTGTGGCAGTGGGAAAAAATATAAAAAATGTTGTGGGGCATAA
- the prfB gene encoding peptide chain release factor 2 (programmed frameshift) has translation MLNLDNYRQEVMELEEKIKEMGTSLDVSLLEKQIEELELKMSEPGFWDDQECAQEMLKKSKQLKDKVEEYHSLESQHEELTTMMYFLEEGESEFEKDFTKGLEKVKEKLELMELRTLLNEEYDHLNCVVAIHAGTGGLDAQDWAEMLYRMYTRWSESKGFGLEIFDQQSDPEGGIKSVAFLVKGENAYGYLKAEKGVHRLVRISPFDSSGKRHTSFASVDITPEIDDTVEVEIKSTDLRIDTYRSSGAGGQHVNKTDSAVRITHLPTGLVVQCQNQRSQHSNREAAMKVLKGKLLELKREENKERIDELQGEYNQIAWGSQIRSYVFHPYNMVKDHRTNVEVGNVQGVMDGDLDGFIYGYLQQKALKGS, from the exons ATGCTTAATTTAGACAATTATCGTCAGGAAGTGATGGAACTGGAGGAGAAGATTAAAGAAATGGGGACTTCTCTT GACGTATCCCTACTGGAAAAACAAATAGAAGAACTAGAACTCAAAATGAGCGAACCGGGGTTTTGGGATGATCAGGAATGCGCTCAGGAAATGTTGAAAAAAAGTAAGCAGCTAAAAGATAAGGTGGAAGAATACCATTCTCTGGAAAGTCAGCATGAAGAACTAACAACCATGATGTATTTTTTGGAAGAAGGAGAAAGTGAGTTCGAGAAGGACTTTACTAAAGGTTTGGAAAAAGTAAAAGAGAAATTAGAATTGATGGAACTGCGCACTTTATTGAATGAAGAATATGATCATCTGAACTGTGTGGTAGCGATTCATGCAGGAACAGGCGGATTAGATGCTCAGGACTGGGCGGAAATGCTTTACCGGATGTATACGAGATGGTCAGAATCTAAAGGGTTTGGGCTGGAAATATTTGATCAGCAATCAGATCCGGAAGGCGGGATAAAAAGTGTTGCCTTTCTTGTTAAAGGTGAAAATGCTTATGGATATCTGAAAGCAGAAAAAGGAGTTCATCGCCTGGTGAGAATCTCTCCCTTCGATTCTTCCGGAAAACGACATACCTCCTTTGCTTCTGTAGACATAACGCCGGAAATTGATGATACAGTGGAAGTGGAAATAAAGTCTACGGACCTTCGTATTGATACCTATCGTTCCAGTGGTGCCGGTGGGCAGCATGTCAACAAAACAGATTCGGCTGTCAGAATAACTCATTTACCAACGGGTCTAGTGGTACAGTGCCAAAACCAGCGTTCTCAGCATAGCAACAGAGAGGCGGCGATGAAAGTCTTAAAAGGAAAGCTGTTGGAGCTGAAAAGAGAAGAAAATAAAGAAAGAATTGATGAACTGCAGGGAGAGTATAACCAGATTGCCTGGGGAAGTCAGATTCGTTCCTATGTTTTCCATCCATACAATATGGTGAAAGATCATCGAACCAACGTCGAAGTAGGGAATGTTCAAGGCGTCATGGATGGAGATCTGGATGGTTTTATTTATGGATACTTGCAGCAAAAGGCGCTAAAAGGCAGTTGA
- a CDS encoding YaaR family protein → MLNRVEGILSPEPAQKQESAPQVLKPDQANFMDQLSRVKSDEVRDHLQGLYGKISKQADKISERLYLDDVIHYKKLVREFLDVATKNSHQFSKQNFLDRRGRHRVYAIVKNVDRELDHLTKEFINQEADRISVLKRLDDIRGMLMDIMM, encoded by the coding sequence ATGTTAAATAGAGTAGAAGGTATATTATCGCCAGAGCCGGCACAAAAACAGGAATCAGCGCCTCAGGTACTAAAACCTGATCAGGCGAATTTTATGGATCAGTTAAGTCGTGTTAAGTCAGATGAGGTAAGAGATCATCTGCAGGGACTTTATGGAAAAATCAGCAAACAGGCTGATAAAATTTCTGAACGGCTCTACTTAGATGATGTGATTCATTATAAAAAATTGGTGCGAGAATTTCTTGATGTTGCCACGAAAAATTCCCATCAATTTTCAAAGCAAAACTTTTTGGACCGACGTGGCCGTCATCGAGTCTATGCAATTGTCAAAAATGTGGATCGGGAACTGGATCATCTGACCAAGGAATTTATCAACCAGGAAGCTGACCGTATTTCTGTTTTGAAACGTTTGGATGATATTCGAGGAATGCTGATGGATATTATGATGTAA
- a CDS encoding methyl-accepting chemotaxis protein, with product MKSIKMKMVCILTVVILLFSVTLSFISINTASNAVLGEAIQGLRTQAQEAAVIAEVSIDRQFVFLEGLGKIQRLSDPLADLDEKMAILQAEAEESPFIRIGVADLNGNLYLSDSYGIGGNIVDISEREYYHESLEGKRAMMPPAVSVNPDDEGGVVMVYSVPLYHRNRIVGVIVAVGDGNFLSYIVDDIGYGEAGYGYIIDENGAVIAHHNREMVVDQFNPIRAAEEDESLRPVAQLFETILAERQGHGQYFFNQIDVHAGFEEIPGTEWIIATVAEETEILQGVSRLRNTLVMTMIVMIVIGVVVSILVGNSFSNPIIEIQKVIDRLANYDLSIEKDSKIHRYQKQKDEIGQMTASLAVMQENLTKLVKDIAGQADNVAASSEELTSTSLEASTAAAEVAKTIEEIAEGASDQAKETEKGAEYVKTLGVTMEKNQEYMKQLNESAVRVDNYKSEGLEKMNHLIGKSGETKEGIKEIQSVMNETQESTSQIEQASVMIKSIAEQTNLLALNAAIEAARAGEAGKGFAVVADEIRKLAEQSNHFTDEIAKVISNLTEKVEKAASNVQTVGSVIEEQNTSVEDTTEKFNGIAEAIETMQHILGNLNDSGKEMEEKKNEIISMIENLAAISEENAAGTQQASASVEEQTAAMDEIANTSEDLAKLAQELQEASAQFTF from the coding sequence ATGAAATCAATAAAAATGAAAATGGTCTGTATACTAACGGTGGTGATTTTACTTTTCAGTGTTACCTTATCCTTTATTTCCATTAATACGGCCAGTAATGCTGTGTTAGGAGAAGCGATCCAAGGTCTTCGAACGCAAGCTCAAGAGGCAGCTGTGATTGCCGAAGTAAGCATTGATAGACAATTTGTGTTTCTGGAAGGGCTAGGAAAGATTCAACGCTTAAGTGATCCTTTAGCTGATTTAGATGAGAAAATGGCTATTTTACAAGCAGAGGCAGAAGAAAGTCCCTTTATTCGAATAGGGGTAGCCGATCTTAATGGAAATCTTTATTTATCAGATAGTTATGGAATCGGCGGAAATATCGTTGATATTTCTGAAAGAGAATACTATCATGAATCCTTGGAAGGAAAGAGGGCCATGATGCCACCGGCCGTCAGTGTAAACCCGGATGATGAAGGTGGTGTGGTGATGGTATATTCTGTACCACTTTATCATCGTAATCGTATCGTAGGAGTCATTGTTGCTGTAGGGGACGGGAATTTTTTAAGTTATATTGTTGACGATATAGGATATGGCGAAGCCGGCTATGGGTATATCATAGATGAAAATGGGGCTGTCATTGCTCACCATAACCGAGAAATGGTTGTCGATCAGTTTAATCCTATTCGGGCGGCGGAAGAGGATGAATCCCTAAGGCCTGTAGCACAACTGTTTGAGACAATACTGGCAGAGCGGCAGGGGCACGGGCAATACTTTTTTAATCAGATTGATGTCCATGCAGGCTTTGAAGAAATACCCGGTACGGAATGGATCATAGCAACCGTTGCAGAAGAAACCGAAATCTTACAAGGAGTCTCCAGGCTTCGAAACACTTTGGTGATGACTATGATCGTGATGATAGTCATAGGGGTTGTTGTATCAATTTTGGTTGGAAACTCTTTCTCAAATCCGATTATAGAGATTCAAAAGGTGATTGATCGTTTAGCTAACTATGATTTAAGTATTGAAAAAGACAGCAAAATACATCGATACCAAAAACAAAAAGATGAAATAGGACAAATGACAGCATCCTTGGCGGTAATGCAGGAAAATCTGACAAAGCTGGTAAAAGATATAGCAGGTCAGGCTGATAATGTGGCAGCATCTTCGGAAGAATTGACTTCTACTAGTTTAGAAGCATCAACAGCAGCAGCGGAAGTAGCGAAGACTATTGAAGAAATTGCAGAAGGTGCTTCAGATCAGGCAAAAGAAACTGAAAAAGGTGCTGAATATGTTAAGACTCTTGGTGTTACGATGGAAAAAAATCAAGAGTATATGAAGCAGCTAAATGAATCGGCTGTTCGTGTAGATAATTATAAATCTGAAGGTTTGGAGAAAATGAATCATCTGATTGGCAAGTCCGGTGAAACAAAAGAAGGAATTAAGGAAATTCAATCCGTCATGAATGAGACACAGGAAAGCACCTCTCAAATTGAGCAAGCCAGTGTAATGATAAAGAGTATTGCAGAACAAACCAATCTTCTGGCACTTAATGCAGCCATTGAAGCTGCCAGAGCAGGGGAAGCTGGCAAGGGATTTGCTGTTGTAGCTGATGAAATACGAAAGCTGGCAGAGCAATCCAATCATTTTACGGATGAAATTGCAAAAGTTATTTCTAACCTGACAGAAAAGGTAGAAAAAGCCGCATCTAATGTGCAAACCGTAGGATCAGTAATCGAAGAGCAAAATACCAGCGTAGAAGACACCACGGAGAAATTTAATGGTATTGCGGAAGCCATCGAAACAATGCAACATATATTAGGAAACCTCAATGATTCAGGAAAAGAAATGGAAGAAAAGAAAAATGAAATTATTTCGATGATCGAAAATCTGGCAGCTATATCAGAAGAAAATGCGGCTGGAACCCAACAAGCTTCCGCTTCCGTAGAAGAACAAACAGCCGCTATGGATGAAATAGCAAATACTAGTGAAGATCTGGCAAAACTGGCTCAGGAACTTCAAGAAGCTAGTGCTCAATTTACCTTTTAG
- a CDS encoding DUF6240 domain-containing protein: MISSFFDKISVPVKSLTYEKPQTPQTITGELMKKHGREVQVRISDSRIVKAMLRQEIQEKPGEMVSIDRKNIEEMEVKKATDKQVKEAEGQKGKGETDKILERFQIKANQESREALETLQKHGVEITRGNIMTFMTSKQLLSQVMEDFNPQKALALIEKNIDLDRSSLQELAQLLKETPEKVENFSFLKWLGLKKEMTTEEAEKISHKLYGSKMGKDVTDTIKALDRMGVNVTKNRIDSVQQILDKVHVLKELREEVLLESVKGKIEPTLDTLYKLNKGLATGGLPKASEEGEQRILSYHRQSASSASVTSASTLSAAELERMEEDIIRQLRAEGLEVNKERLATAKTFLKNNIPVTAENIQRMEALKEAVQLVTDKLDPEKVAAMQKAGINAEKTDVTEIARWLQEYENRSGEQNPETSRDTNIEARPEEDSIQKMTGKEREETLKNLERQMEKLGKLDEKQLLKLVKQGGDLKLSHLAPIAEKVTITHLSQADQQVLKMAELLGRLSDFSLEAAAHHQRQQAPITLESLVQSQQLVTENPEKALPPESRTPEGAEKAQQAMETYLVQRGASPHALQQHTDFEAARALSLQQLPLTEERITQLYDLRGAVENLQQNTTVEDAQRMDPLSLGKVPASLGQVIERMEIVNTLQQIQPETLAFHEKQNLPMTVETLELTQQWIKGEITEATYRKEMNTMLADMKPAADKLPEAIAKPREVPAGMDTLINRHLQEMMPHLGRDSEEMILAKQAARALMVNETPLSRENIQQMMQNLKQQEIIQTNSSQVVREVPEAIDRQTSISQLSQMIRQMGEAPGTAEARSVMTPGEADPGTSRNHELQSRNITPEQMERLNQNMTALKALASDESRQDSVLSLMVKNAMPVNLEEVRHTGLFLQNKNQIGQLLGELTERLLQYSDKPEHPVRQAALQLQELMQEAGNSLRRGQPPAPDLYRQIGNVLQGAEQEMAQMSSGDRESFGRSAEQLMNALQLQSQLNREDAVYQLPFMMNGEAKNLQMFFMNDQKGKKIDPKDMSVLFNFETSHLGNLNIFVGVKYKKIVMKMGVEKEEDRQWMENFSEKLHETMEELGYEIKDFSFRVEEEQHTLSLADEVQKFRGLRSSLLDLQI, from the coding sequence ATGATCTCATCCTTTTTTGATAAAATATCGGTTCCGGTAAAAAGTTTAACCTATGAAAAACCTCAGACACCACAGACTATTACAGGTGAACTAATGAAAAAACATGGTCGGGAAGTACAGGTGAGGATTTCAGATAGTCGCATCGTAAAAGCCATGCTTCGGCAGGAAATACAGGAAAAACCTGGAGAAATGGTTAGTATTGATCGGAAGAATATTGAAGAAATGGAAGTCAAAAAGGCAACAGACAAGCAAGTGAAGGAAGCGGAGGGTCAAAAAGGCAAAGGAGAAACGGATAAAATCCTTGAAAGATTTCAAATAAAAGCAAATCAGGAATCAAGAGAAGCCTTGGAGACATTACAAAAACATGGAGTAGAAATAACTCGTGGCAATATCATGACCTTTATGACATCAAAACAATTGCTAAGTCAAGTGATGGAAGATTTTAACCCCCAGAAGGCGCTAGCATTAATAGAAAAAAACATCGATTTGGATCGCTCTTCTTTGCAGGAACTAGCTCAACTTCTTAAAGAAACTCCGGAAAAAGTGGAAAATTTTTCTTTTTTAAAGTGGTTAGGGCTGAAAAAAGAAATGACAACAGAAGAAGCGGAGAAAATCTCTCATAAGCTTTATGGCAGTAAAATGGGAAAAGATGTTACAGATACCATTAAAGCCTTAGACCGTATGGGAGTTAATGTGACAAAAAATCGCATTGATTCAGTGCAACAAATACTGGACAAAGTACATGTACTGAAAGAACTTCGGGAAGAAGTGCTGCTGGAATCTGTGAAAGGTAAGATAGAACCAACGCTGGACACTTTATACAAGTTAAACAAAGGATTGGCGACAGGTGGATTGCCGAAAGCATCAGAAGAAGGAGAGCAGCGCATTTTATCCTACCATCGGCAAAGTGCTTCTTCCGCATCAGTAACATCTGCATCAACCCTTTCGGCGGCTGAGCTGGAACGAATGGAGGAAGATATCATCCGCCAGCTTCGTGCAGAAGGCTTAGAGGTAAATAAAGAACGACTGGCTACAGCAAAAACCTTTCTGAAGAATAATATTCCGGTGACGGCAGAAAATATTCAACGGATGGAAGCCTTAAAAGAAGCTGTTCAGCTTGTGACAGATAAATTAGATCCGGAGAAAGTGGCAGCGATGCAAAAGGCTGGCATTAATGCTGAAAAAACCGATGTCACCGAAATTGCCAGATGGTTACAGGAATATGAAAATCGATCTGGTGAACAGAATCCTGAAACGTCTAGAGACACGAATATTGAAGCTCGTCCAGAGGAAGATTCCATCCAGAAAATGACCGGCAAGGAAAGAGAAGAAACACTGAAAAATCTGGAACGGCAAATGGAGAAATTAGGAAAACTGGACGAAAAGCAACTCCTAAAACTGGTGAAACAAGGGGGAGATCTGAAGCTAAGCCATCTGGCACCAATAGCGGAAAAAGTGACGATCACTCATTTAAGCCAGGCAGATCAGCAAGTGCTGAAAATGGCAGAGCTTCTCGGTAGACTCAGCGACTTCAGTCTGGAAGCGGCAGCTCATCATCAACGGCAGCAGGCACCGATAACCCTAGAAAGCCTAGTACAGAGTCAGCAGCTGGTTACGGAAAATCCAGAAAAAGCTCTGCCACCGGAAAGTCGAACACCAGAGGGAGCTGAAAAAGCTCAACAAGCTATGGAGACTTACCTGGTGCAAAGAGGAGCCAGCCCTCATGCACTTCAACAACATACAGATTTTGAGGCGGCAAGAGCCCTTAGTTTACAGCAGCTGCCTTTGACGGAAGAACGGATCACTCAGCTTTATGACCTAAGAGGTGCGGTGGAAAACCTGCAGCAAAATACGACGGTGGAGGATGCTCAACGAATGGATCCACTTTCCCTTGGTAAAGTACCGGCAAGCCTGGGGCAGGTAATAGAACGGATGGAAATTGTAAATACCTTGCAGCAAATCCAGCCAGAAACTTTGGCTTTTCATGAAAAGCAGAACCTGCCTATGACGGTAGAAACTCTGGAATTGACCCAACAGTGGATCAAGGGAGAAATAACCGAAGCAACCTACCGAAAAGAAATGAACACAATGCTTGCTGACATGAAACCAGCAGCAGACAAGCTACCAGAAGCCATCGCAAAACCCCGGGAAGTACCGGCAGGGATGGATACCCTTATCAACCGTCATCTTCAAGAAATGATGCCACATCTGGGAAGGGACAGCGAAGAAATGATCTTGGCAAAACAGGCAGCCAGAGCCTTAATGGTGAATGAAACGCCTTTGAGTCGAGAAAACATTCAACAAATGATGCAGAACCTCAAACAACAGGAAATTATCCAGACCAACAGCTCGCAAGTGGTGAGAGAAGTACCGGAAGCCATCGACCGTCAGACAAGCATCAGTCAACTGAGCCAGATGATACGGCAGATGGGGGAAGCACCAGGAACAGCGGAAGCCAGGTCAGTTATGACACCCGGAGAAGCTGATCCCGGAACAAGTCGAAACCATGAGTTGCAGTCGAGGAACATAACACCAGAACAAATGGAACGGCTTAACCAGAACATGACGGCTCTGAAAGCTCTGGCATCGGATGAAAGTCGACAGGACAGCGTATTGTCCCTTATGGTTAAAAACGCAATGCCGGTTAATCTGGAAGAAGTGAGGCACACCGGCTTGTTTTTACAAAACAAAAACCAGATTGGTCAATTGTTGGGAGAATTGACGGAAAGACTGCTTCAATACTCAGATAAGCCGGAGCATCCGGTAAGGCAAGCGGCTTTACAACTCCAAGAGCTAATGCAGGAAGCGGGTAATTCACTTCGGAGAGGACAGCCGCCAGCACCGGATTTATATCGTCAGATAGGAAATGTACTGCAGGGAGCCGAGCAGGAAATGGCACAAATGAGTTCCGGTGATCGAGAAAGCTTCGGTAGATCAGCGGAACAGCTAATGAATGCCCTACAACTTCAAAGCCAACTTAATAGGGAAGACGCTGTATACCAGTTACCTTTTATGATGAATGGCGAAGCCAAAAACTTGCAAATGTTTTTTATGAATGATCAAAAAGGGAAAAAGATTGATCCCAAGGATATGTCCGTACTCTTTAATTTTGAAACTTCTCATTTAGGAAACTTAAACATATTTGTTGGCGTCAAATACAAAAAAATTGTGATGAAAATGGGTGTGGAAAAAGAAGAAGATCGTCAGTGGATGGAAAATTTCTCGGAAAAGCTGCATGAAACCATGGAAGAACTGGGCTATGAGATAAAAGATTTTTCTTTCCGTGTAGAAGAAGAGCAGCACACCTTATCTTTGGCCGATGAAGTACAGAAATTTCGCGGATTGAGAAGCAGTCTTCTTGATTTACAAATCTAG
- a CDS encoding EscU/YscU/HrcU family type III secretion system export apparatus switch protein: protein MDEKIKRKRAVALGYDLQKDFAPKIMAKGQGLVADNMIQKAQENDVVVYEDERLVKELLQFEIGTEIPEELYEIVAQVLVFVESVDQEKGKFSDLKK, encoded by the coding sequence TTGGACGAAAAAATAAAAAGAAAACGTGCGGTTGCCCTGGGCTATGACCTTCAAAAAGACTTTGCCCCTAAAATCATGGCAAAGGGACAAGGGCTTGTTGCCGATAATATGATACAAAAGGCTCAGGAAAATGATGTGGTCGTCTACGAAGATGAGAGGCTGGTGAAAGAATTGCTTCAGTTTGAAATTGGGACAGAGATTCCAGAGGAGTTATACGAAATTGTAGCTCAGGTACTGGTATTTGTAGAATCTGTGGATCAAGAAAAAGGGAAATTCAGTGACTTGAAAAAATAA